One window of Hylemonella gracilis genomic DNA carries:
- a CDS encoding alpha/beta hydrolase family protein: MTARSAARARLGLLALLLVTNCVAQAEVGVRELPGQSGDGPVTVFYPTDAPAQTKVLGPFTLQVAWGAAPTRGNGRLVVLSHGSGGSPWVYADFAIQLAQAGFVVALPEHQGDNWHDHALVGPRSWERRPLEVSRAIDVVGADPRFAPLLKLDRVGMWGMSAGGHTALVLAGGRWSPAALRDHCEAHIADDFPTCVGTSLELHGNWADGLKKAGALFVIRRKLDDTRWYGHTDPRIAAIVAEVPLAVDFDLASLAHPVVPLGLVRNGKDAWLKPAYHVDQVLKACASCTLVVDAPNAGHGSLMSPQPPDLHGPEVRLLADPPDFDRAQVPQAHARITQYFVQYLLPKS, translated from the coding sequence ATGACCGCGCGGTCCGCGGCGCGTGCGCGCCTGGGTCTGCTGGCCCTGCTCCTCGTCACGAACTGCGTGGCGCAAGCCGAGGTGGGTGTGCGCGAGCTCCCCGGGCAGTCGGGGGACGGGCCGGTCACGGTCTTCTACCCGACCGATGCCCCGGCCCAGACCAAGGTGCTGGGACCGTTCACCTTGCAGGTGGCCTGGGGTGCCGCGCCAACGCGAGGCAACGGTCGGCTGGTGGTGCTGTCCCACGGCTCGGGCGGTTCGCCGTGGGTCTACGCCGATTTCGCGATCCAGCTGGCCCAGGCGGGCTTCGTGGTCGCGCTGCCTGAACACCAGGGCGACAACTGGCACGACCACGCCCTGGTCGGTCCGCGGAGCTGGGAGCGCCGGCCCCTCGAAGTGTCCCGGGCCATCGACGTCGTCGGCGCGGACCCGCGATTCGCACCGCTGTTGAAGCTGGACCGTGTCGGCATGTGGGGCATGTCCGCCGGGGGACACACCGCGCTTGTGCTGGCAGGTGGGCGCTGGTCGCCCGCGGCGCTGCGCGACCATTGCGAAGCGCACATCGCCGACGATTTTCCCACCTGCGTCGGCACTTCCCTCGAGTTGCACGGCAATTGGGCGGATGGTCTGAAGAAGGCGGGCGCGCTGTTCGTCATTCGCCGCAAGCTGGACGATACGCGGTGGTATGGCCACACTGACCCGCGCATCGCGGCCATCGTGGCCGAGGTCCCGTTGGCGGTGGACTTCGACCTGGCGTCGCTGGCGCATCCCGTCGTGCCCCTGGGTTTGGTGCGCAATGGCAAGGATGCTTGGCTCAAGCCCGCCTATCACGTCGACCAGGTGCTGAAGGCTTGCGCCAGCTGCACCTTGGTGGTCGACGCACCCAACGCCGGGCATGGCTCCTTGATGTCGCCGCAACCGCCGGACTTGCATGGCCCGGAAGTGCGTCTGCTGGCCGACCCGCCGGACTTCGACCGCGCCCAGGTGCCACAAGCCCATGCGCGTATCACCCAATACTTCGTCCAATACCTCTTGCCCAAGTCCTAG
- a CDS encoding 2TM domain-containing protein → MSTPPLSPEQIERIARRRAGAKLGWYLHAVVYLLFNGVFLALSWLGVGHRHWSLYPALGWGLGVVLHGIAVFVLGSGLRERLVERERERLRRAQR, encoded by the coding sequence ATGTCCACGCCCCCCCTCAGCCCCGAACAGATCGAACGAATCGCTCGCCGTCGCGCTGGCGCGAAGCTGGGCTGGTACCTCCATGCCGTCGTGTACCTGCTGTTCAACGGGGTCTTCCTGGCCCTGTCCTGGCTCGGCGTGGGGCATCGGCATTGGAGTCTTTACCCGGCGCTGGGCTGGGGCCTGGGTGTGGTGTTGCACGGCATCGCGGTTTTCGTCCTCGGCAGCGGCTTGCGCGAGCGCCTGGTCGAACGTGAGCGCGAACGCTTGCGGCGCGCGCAGCGATGA
- a CDS encoding sensor histidine kinase — protein MTIDPVAKLRHLLQVLAFCLAIATIQYAFLPERGYGVQLAYSLCIGIITWACIDFPRHLLPSAAETGWPQGLAGVALVAAAIAIGYFVGTALGDVLCRALGLYVGPRPDPVVQARQSVLITALAGIAGSYYFFSAARRGHLERQMSETRRHANEARLKLLETQLEPHMLFNTLANLRALIALDPPRAQQMLDHMIAYLRATLDASRATTHPLQVEFDRLRDYLALMAIRMGLRLAYELVLPPELATQAVPPLLLQPIVENSIRHGLEPQLQGGRIEVRASREGARLVLEISDSGVGQSEMVGGSGGGGFGLVQVRQRLETLYGEAAGYDFESAPGKGARTRITLPLSLGA, from the coding sequence ATGACGATCGACCCCGTCGCGAAGCTGCGGCACCTGTTGCAGGTGTTGGCGTTCTGTCTGGCCATTGCGACGATCCAGTACGCCTTTTTGCCCGAGCGCGGCTACGGCGTGCAACTGGCCTACTCCTTGTGCATTGGGATCATCACCTGGGCTTGCATCGATTTTCCGCGGCACCTCCTGCCTTCCGCCGCGGAGACTGGCTGGCCCCAGGGGCTGGCCGGCGTGGCGCTCGTGGCCGCCGCTATCGCGATCGGCTACTTCGTCGGCACGGCGCTGGGGGATGTGCTGTGCCGAGCCCTCGGGCTGTACGTCGGCCCGCGACCGGACCCCGTGGTGCAGGCGCGCCAGTCCGTGCTGATCACGGCGCTGGCGGGCATTGCCGGCAGTTATTACTTCTTCAGTGCGGCGCGGCGTGGCCACCTCGAGCGCCAGATGAGCGAGACACGGCGCCATGCCAACGAAGCACGCCTGAAGCTGCTGGAAACGCAGTTGGAGCCGCACATGCTGTTCAACACGCTGGCCAATCTGCGCGCGCTGATCGCGCTCGACCCGCCGCGTGCCCAGCAGATGCTGGACCACATGATCGCCTACCTGCGCGCGACGCTGGATGCCTCGCGTGCCACCACGCATCCCCTGCAAGTCGAATTCGACCGCCTGCGCGACTACCTCGCCCTGATGGCGATCCGCATGGGGCTGCGCCTCGCCTACGAACTGGTGTTGCCACCGGAACTGGCGACGCAGGCCGTGCCGCCCCTGCTGCTGCAGCCCATCGTGGAAAACAGCATCCGGCATGGCCTGGAGCCGCAGCTACAAGGCGGCCGCATCGAGGTGCGGGCGAGTCGCGAAGGCGCGCGGCTGGTGCTGGAGATCAGCGACAGCGGCGTGGGTCAGAGCGAGATGGTGGGAGGGTCAGGCGGTGGTGGGTTCGGGCTGGTGCAGGTGCGCCAGCGCCTGGAGACCTTGTATGGCGAGGCCGCCGGTTATGACTTCGAGAGCGCCCCGGGCAAGGGCGCGCGCACCCGCATCACCTTGCCCTTGAGTCTCGGCGCATGA
- a CDS encoding LytR/AlgR family response regulator transcription factor yields MSTPTALIAEDEPLLAQALQAELARAWPELSIVSTVGDGAAAVQAALRDRPDVLFFDIRMPGQGGLEAAADLAEAWPHDAPFPALVFVTAYDQYAVQAFEAQAIDYVLKPVQAARLQKTVAKLRELLARRDTHTMDSTLAQLRNLLALTPAAPTAASTSAQTALKVIQASVGNTLRLVPVEEVVYIEAADKYLRVVTAAQEVLIRTPLKELLPQLDPAVFWQVHRGTVVRATAIDSVLRDEAGKLSLALKARAEKLPVSRLYAHLFKAM; encoded by the coding sequence ATGAGCACGCCGACCGCCTTGATCGCCGAAGACGAGCCGCTGCTGGCGCAGGCTTTGCAGGCGGAGCTGGCGCGCGCCTGGCCCGAACTGTCCATCGTGTCCACCGTGGGGGATGGCGCGGCGGCGGTGCAGGCCGCCTTGCGGGATCGACCCGATGTGCTGTTCTTCGACATCCGCATGCCCGGTCAGGGGGGACTGGAGGCCGCCGCCGATCTGGCCGAGGCCTGGCCACACGATGCGCCCTTTCCCGCGCTGGTGTTCGTCACCGCCTACGACCAGTACGCCGTGCAGGCCTTCGAAGCGCAGGCCATCGACTACGTGCTCAAGCCGGTGCAGGCCGCCCGCTTGCAGAAGACGGTGGCGAAGCTGCGCGAGTTGCTGGCGCGGCGCGATACCCACACCATGGACAGCACGCTGGCGCAGCTGCGCAACCTGCTGGCGCTCACCCCCGCCGCGCCCACGGCTGCCTCGACCTCAGCGCAGACAGCGCTGAAGGTGATCCAGGCCAGTGTGGGCAACACCCTGCGTCTGGTGCCAGTGGAAGAGGTGGTCTACATCGAGGCGGCCGACAAATACCTGCGCGTGGTCACCGCGGCTCAGGAGGTGCTGATCCGCACGCCGCTGAAGGAGTTGTTGCCGCAGCTGGACCCGGCCGTTTTCTGGCAGGTGCACCGCGGCACCGTGGTGCGCGCCACCGCGATTGACAGCGTGCTGCGCGACGAAGCCGGCAAGCTGTCGCTGGCCTTGAAGGCGCGGGCGGAAAAACTGCCGGTCAGCCGCCTCTACGCCCATCTGTTCAAAGCCATGTGA
- a CDS encoding alpha/beta fold hydrolase yields the protein MPFTRRLASLVAVLLASALSLLVGCASPSSSMSDSLQTYPPIVFVHGNGDSAALWLTTLWRFESNGWPRERLHVIELPYPQARDNDAKPQPGRSSTADYMAYLKAEVERVRRATGASQVVLLGNSRGGYAVRNYIQNGGGAASVSHVVLGGTPNHGVWAIKGYNEGSEFSGTGPFLTGLNAPKNANGDEVTGPVRWMTVRSDNNDKYAQPDGLWIGAKGTPTNVGHDGPELKGARNVVIAGLDHRETSFSPAAFAATYQFLTGRAPTVDIVSEARVELSGVVTGLGLNPSDPASGDYVNNLPLAGAELSIYETDATTGQRLGAPVYTRKTGADGRWGPFKARAGMAHEFELKAAGYAITHVYRSPFPRSSGIVTLRPERITAAAEKEAAALAIFTRPRGYFDARRDTLRFDGRTPPPGVPPVGAGVSNSRLRLDSAADRAITAEFNGEPLAGRVWPAAAGHVTVLELTY from the coding sequence ATGCCATTCACACGCCGTCTTGCCTCCCTTGTTGCCGTCCTGCTGGCCAGTGCGCTGTCCCTGCTGGTCGGCTGCGCAAGCCCCTCGTCATCCATGTCCGATTCCCTGCAAACCTACCCTCCCATCGTCTTCGTGCACGGCAATGGCGACAGTGCCGCCTTGTGGCTGACCACGCTCTGGCGCTTCGAATCCAATGGCTGGCCGCGCGAGCGTCTGCATGTGATTGAACTGCCTTACCCGCAGGCGCGCGACAACGACGCCAAGCCCCAGCCGGGCCGCAGTTCCACCGCCGACTACATGGCCTATCTGAAAGCCGAGGTGGAGCGGGTGCGACGCGCCACGGGGGCCTCGCAAGTGGTCCTTCTGGGCAATTCGCGCGGGGGTTACGCCGTGCGCAACTACATCCAGAACGGCGGGGGCGCGGCCTCCGTTTCGCACGTTGTCCTGGGCGGCACGCCCAACCATGGCGTCTGGGCCATCAAGGGCTACAACGAAGGCAGTGAGTTCTCGGGCACCGGCCCCTTTCTGACGGGCCTGAACGCGCCCAAGAACGCCAACGGGGATGAAGTCACCGGCCCGGTGCGCTGGATGACCGTGCGCAGCGACAACAACGACAAGTACGCGCAACCGGATGGCCTGTGGATCGGCGCCAAGGGCACGCCAACGAACGTGGGGCACGACGGCCCCGAGCTCAAGGGCGCGCGCAACGTGGTCATCGCCGGCCTGGACCACCGCGAGACCTCCTTCTCGCCCGCGGCCTTCGCCGCCACGTACCAGTTCCTCACCGGCCGTGCGCCGACGGTGGACATCGTGTCGGAGGCGCGGGTGGAATTGAGTGGCGTCGTCACCGGCCTGGGACTGAACCCCAGCGATCCCGCCAGTGGCGACTATGTGAACAACCTGCCGCTCGCGGGCGCCGAACTGAGCATCTATGAGACCGATGCCACCACGGGCCAACGCCTGGGTGCGCCGGTCTACACGCGCAAGACTGGCGCGGACGGACGCTGGGGACCGTTCAAGGCGCGAGCCGGCATGGCCCACGAGTTCGAGCTCAAGGCAGCGGGTTACGCCATCACGCACGTCTATCGCAGCCCCTTCCCGCGCTCCAGCGGCATCGTCACCCTGCGCCCCGAGCGCATCACGGCTGCCGCTGAGAAAGAGGCCGCGGCCCTGGCCATCTTCACGCGTCCGCGCGGCTATTTCGATGCCCGACGCGACACCCTGCGCTTCGATGGCCGGACGCCGCCGCCCGGCGTGCCGCCCGTGGGCGCGGGCGTGTCCAACTCGCGCCTGCGGCTCGACAGCGCAGCCGACCGCGCGATCACGGCCGAGTTCAACGGCGAACCACTCGCCGGCCGCGTCTGGCCTGCGGCGGCCGGCCATGTGACGGTGCTGGAACTGACGTATTGA
- the xdhB gene encoding xanthine dehydrogenase molybdopterin binding subunit — MSANDTVKLQLLASGQSLAHESARLQVQGLAPYIDDLPELRGTLHAAPVLSPIAHGRLRGIDAQAALAMPGVVDVVLTADIPGDRYLATPAHDEPIFAIDTVQHVGQVVGLVVARTVMQARRAARALQQELANRIEALPAVLDARAAHAAQSYVLPPVTVQRGAPDEALAQAKHRLSGRFEVGGQEHFYLEGQIAYAQPQEGERGRRQWLIHSSSQHPGEVQHWVAHALGLDGHDVQVVCRRMGGGFGGKETQAGHLAVWAALAARKTGAPVKLRLDRDDDFMVTGKRHPFAYDYEAGFDGTGRLTALRLTMLVNCGFSADLSGPVADRAIFHSDNAYYLSDVRIRSYRCKTNTQSHTAFRGFGGPQGVIAIETILGDIARHLGLDALDVRLRNLYSDEVIPPTSATEPVRRRDTTHYQMRIEDNILQPLMGELAKTARYRERRAEIANWNRTHQVLKKGLALTPVKFGISFTATLFNQAGALVHVYADGSVLVNHGGTEMGQGLHTKVGQIVADELGVPHDWVRLSASDTARVPNASATAASSGTDLNGRAAQFAARSVRDNLAAFVAGLEGQAVGGADVGAGEIRFAHGQVIGPHSTRDFREVVKAAYANRIQLWSDGFYRTPKIHYDKTTLTGRPFYYFAYGAACSEVAIDTLTGETRVLAVDILHDVGRSINPGLDLGQVEGGFIQGMGWLTSEELVWDGKGQLATHAPSTYKIPATGDLPPRWRVDFWPEPNREDNVHGSKAVGEPPFMLAVSVWEAIRDAIAAARKETRASACGDAVAAARQDGLVTMDAPATPERVFMALRG; from the coding sequence ATGAGCGCGAATGACACCGTGAAACTCCAGCTCCTTGCGAGTGGCCAGTCGCTGGCCCATGAGAGCGCGCGCCTGCAGGTTCAGGGCTTGGCGCCCTACATTGACGACCTGCCCGAGCTGCGCGGCACGCTGCACGCGGCGCCCGTCCTGTCGCCCATCGCGCATGGTCGTCTGCGCGGCATCGACGCCCAGGCCGCATTGGCCATGCCTGGCGTGGTCGACGTGGTGCTGACGGCGGACATCCCCGGCGACCGGTACCTCGCGACCCCCGCGCACGACGAACCCATCTTCGCCATCGACACGGTGCAGCATGTCGGCCAGGTTGTCGGCCTGGTGGTGGCCCGCACCGTGATGCAGGCGCGCCGCGCGGCACGCGCCCTGCAGCAAGAACTGGCCAACCGCATCGAGGCCTTGCCCGCCGTCCTGGACGCGCGCGCGGCGCACGCCGCGCAAAGCTATGTGCTGCCGCCCGTGACCGTGCAACGCGGCGCGCCCGACGAGGCCCTGGCCCAGGCCAAGCACCGCTTGAGCGGCCGCTTCGAGGTCGGGGGCCAGGAGCATTTTTACCTCGAAGGCCAGATCGCCTACGCCCAGCCGCAGGAGGGCGAACGCGGCCGCAGGCAATGGCTGATCCACAGCAGCAGCCAGCACCCGGGTGAAGTGCAGCACTGGGTGGCGCACGCGCTCGGTCTGGACGGACACGATGTGCAGGTGGTTTGCCGCCGCATGGGGGGCGGCTTCGGCGGCAAGGAAACCCAGGCCGGGCACCTCGCGGTCTGGGCCGCGCTGGCCGCGCGCAAGACCGGCGCGCCGGTCAAGCTGCGGCTGGACCGCGACGATGATTTCATGGTCACCGGCAAGCGCCATCCCTTCGCCTATGACTACGAAGCCGGCTTTGACGGCACGGGCCGGCTCACGGCACTGCGGCTGACCATGCTGGTGAACTGCGGCTTTTCCGCCGACCTGTCCGGCCCCGTGGCCGACCGCGCCATCTTCCACAGCGACAACGCCTACTACCTGAGTGACGTGCGCATCCGCAGCTACCGCTGCAAGACCAACACACAGAGCCACACGGCCTTTCGCGGCTTTGGCGGGCCCCAGGGCGTGATCGCCATCGAAACCATTCTGGGCGACATCGCGCGCCACCTCGGGCTGGACGCGCTGGACGTGCGGCTGCGCAATCTGTACAGCGATGAAGTCATCCCGCCCACGAGCGCCACCGAGCCTGTCAGGCGCCGTGACACCACGCACTACCAGATGCGCATCGAGGACAACATCCTGCAGCCCCTGATGGGCGAACTGGCCAAGACCGCGCGCTACCGCGAGCGCCGCGCCGAGATCGCCAACTGGAACCGCACGCACCAGGTACTGAAGAAAGGCCTGGCCCTGACACCCGTGAAGTTCGGCATCAGCTTCACCGCCACCCTGTTCAACCAGGCGGGCGCGCTGGTGCACGTTTACGCCGATGGCAGCGTGCTGGTCAACCACGGCGGCACCGAGATGGGCCAGGGTCTACACACCAAGGTCGGCCAGATCGTGGCCGACGAGCTGGGCGTGCCGCACGACTGGGTGCGGCTCTCGGCCAGCGACACCGCGCGCGTGCCCAACGCCAGTGCGACGGCGGCATCCAGCGGCACCGACCTCAATGGCCGCGCCGCGCAGTTCGCCGCGCGCAGCGTGCGCGACAACCTGGCGGCCTTCGTCGCCGGGCTGGAGGGGCAAGCCGTGGGGGGCGCCGACGTGGGCGCCGGTGAGATCCGATTCGCCCATGGACAGGTCATCGGACCGCACAGCACACGTGACTTTCGCGAGGTGGTCAAGGCGGCCTACGCGAACCGCATCCAACTCTGGAGCGATGGCTTCTACCGCACGCCCAAGATCCATTACGACAAGACCACGCTGACTGGCCGGCCCTTCTACTACTTCGCCTACGGCGCGGCCTGCAGCGAGGTCGCCATCGACACGCTCACGGGCGAAACGCGCGTGCTGGCCGTGGACATCCTGCACGACGTGGGTCGCAGCATCAACCCAGGCCTGGACCTGGGCCAGGTGGAAGGCGGCTTCATCCAGGGCATGGGCTGGTTGACCAGCGAGGAACTGGTGTGGGATGGCAAGGGCCAACTCGCCACCCACGCGCCCAGCACGTACAAGATCCCGGCCACGGGTGACCTGCCGCCGCGCTGGCGCGTGGACTTCTGGCCCGAGCCCAACCGCGAAGACAATGTGCACGGCAGCAAGGCCGTGGGCGAGCCGCCCTTCATGCTGGCTGTCAGCGTGTGGGAAGCGATCCGCGATGCGATCGCGGCGGCACGAAAAGAAACGCGCGCCAGCGCGTGTGGCGATGCGGTGGCCGCCGCGCGCCAGGATGGCCTGGTGACCATGGACGCCCCCGCCACGCCCGAACGGGTATTCATGGCGCTGCGCGGCTGA
- a CDS encoding xanthine dehydrogenase small subunit: MKHPVLQFVHRGEIVRLSDVPPSRTLLEILREDLQCTAVKEGCGEGDCGACTVVLGTAEDGELRYRAINSCIRLAHSVQGQAVWTADDLTTGMVPVAAAAQPHADVRSQGESEAVPPPGHERPALHPCQQAMVDCHGSQCGFCTPGFVMSLFGMYQGKVLNGEAVDRAMAQADLSGNLCRCTGYRPILDAAQHMADLPRVQVDKAAVLRQLRSLEPGSDPDYLTPTTLAELLAARAAHPQAQIVAGTTDVGLWVTKQHRQFEQVLDVTRAAELRHIERYPQHIAIGAAVPLQDAYAALVADRPQLRTFAERFAGLPVRNSGTLGGNIANGSPIGDSMPLLIALGASLVLMAARKGRLVSRELPLENFYTGYRKNQLAADELLAWIKVPLPTADATSAGPGRPKQASAPGTSEAQGSAALGGSEDTSVPSVGAEYFRVYKISKRQDDDISAVCLALNLQVQDGRITQARIGAGGVAATPARAYQTEASLEGQAWARTSLEQAAIVLAQEFAPISDMRASGDYRRGLLAQLPLRYWEEFEGNEPVRLEDLS; encoded by the coding sequence ATGAAACACCCTGTTCTGCAGTTCGTCCATCGCGGCGAAATCGTCCGCCTGAGCGACGTGCCGCCCAGCCGCACCCTGCTGGAAATCCTGCGCGAGGACCTGCAGTGCACCGCCGTCAAGGAGGGCTGCGGCGAGGGCGATTGCGGCGCCTGCACCGTGGTGCTGGGAACAGCCGAAGACGGCGAGCTGCGCTACCGCGCCATCAACAGCTGCATCCGCCTCGCGCACTCGGTGCAGGGCCAGGCGGTCTGGACCGCTGACGATTTGACGACCGGCATGGTTCCGGTTGCGGCCGCGGCCCAGCCCCATGCCGATGTGCGATCCCAGGGCGAGTCCGAGGCTGTACCTCCACCTGGGCACGAACGTCCCGCATTGCACCCTTGCCAGCAAGCCATGGTGGACTGCCACGGCAGCCAGTGCGGTTTCTGCACCCCGGGTTTCGTGATGAGCCTGTTTGGCATGTACCAAGGCAAGGTGCTGAACGGCGAGGCCGTCGATCGCGCCATGGCGCAGGCCGACCTTTCGGGCAACCTCTGCCGCTGCACCGGCTACCGGCCCATCCTCGACGCCGCCCAGCACATGGCGGACCTGCCGCGCGTGCAGGTAGACAAAGCCGCGGTGCTGCGGCAGTTGAGAAGCCTCGAGCCGGGCTCGGACCCGGACTATCTGACCCCCACCACGCTGGCCGAGCTGTTGGCCGCGCGCGCCGCGCACCCCCAGGCGCAGATTGTCGCGGGCACGACGGACGTGGGCCTGTGGGTGACCAAGCAGCACCGGCAGTTCGAGCAGGTTCTCGACGTGACGCGCGCCGCCGAGTTGCGCCACATCGAGCGTTACCCGCAGCACATCGCCATCGGTGCGGCCGTGCCGCTGCAGGACGCCTACGCCGCCCTGGTGGCCGACCGGCCTCAGTTGCGGACATTCGCCGAACGTTTCGCCGGCCTGCCCGTGCGCAACTCCGGCACGCTGGGCGGCAACATCGCCAACGGCTCCCCCATCGGGGACTCCATGCCCCTGCTGATCGCACTGGGCGCGAGCCTCGTGCTGATGGCTGCGCGCAAGGGCCGCCTCGTGTCCCGCGAACTGCCGCTCGAAAATTTCTACACCGGCTACCGCAAGAACCAACTCGCGGCGGATGAATTGCTGGCCTGGATCAAGGTGCCCTTGCCCACCGCGGACGCCACGAGCGCCGGGCCGGGCCGCCCCAAGCAAGCGAGCGCCCCTGGCACCAGCGAAGCGCAGGGCAGCGCCGCGCTTGGGGGCAGCGAGGACACGTCAGTGCCGAGCGTGGGGGCTGAATATTTCAGGGTTTACAAGATTTCCAAACGCCAAGACGACGACATATCCGCCGTCTGCCTGGCCTTGAACCTCCAGGTGCAGGACGGACGCATCACACAGGCACGCATCGGCGCGGGCGGGGTGGCGGCCACACCCGCGCGCGCCTACCAGACGGAAGCTAGCCTCGAGGGCCAAGCGTGGGCCCGGACCAGCCTGGAACAGGCCGCCATCGTGCTGGCCCAGGAATTCGCGCCGATCTCCGACATGCGCGCCAGCGGCGACTACCGGCGCGGCCTGCTGGCGCAACTGCCACTGCGCTACTGGGAGGAATTCGAGGGCAACGAGCCCGTGCGGCTGGAGGACTTGTCATGA
- a CDS encoding ABC transporter ATP-binding protein produces MPLSTDAMPLPLPPRLELQGITKRYPAVVANDGVSLTVQPGEIHAVLGENGAGKSTLMKIVYGAVQADEGEIRYNGQPVRIRNPQEARALGISMVFQHFSLFDTLSVAENVWIGLDKRQTLAEVTARIRDKATQYGLEIDPLRPVHTLSVGEMQRVEIIRALLGEPQLLILDEPTSVLTPQAVERLFVVLRQLASQGCSILYISHKLHEIRALCTACTVLRGGKVTGVCDPRQESNASLSRMMIGAEPPALERHARAAGEVALRVQGLSLPREDQFGVDLDGVGFELRAGEVLGIAGVSGNGQKELLYALSGEDRRAAPDTLQIFGRAAGALGPDKRRALGLHFVPEERLGRGAVPVLSLSDNLPLTRREHVKRGWLRHGALRAQAAEVIARFKVKAGGPHGGAGAAAKSLSGGNLQKFIVGREIDAAPKLLIVSQPTWGVDVGAAAQIRAELLALRDAGCAVLVVSEELDELFEICDRLVVIAQGRLSPSLPTAQATPEQIGEWMSGLWPENRASTPPAARGSLPPEGAFAPSGGPVALKTATQREDGPHAAT; encoded by the coding sequence ATGCCTCTTTCCACCGACGCCATGCCGCTGCCTCTGCCTCCCCGTCTCGAACTCCAGGGCATCACCAAGCGCTACCCCGCCGTGGTGGCCAACGATGGCGTCTCGCTGACCGTGCAGCCGGGTGAAATCCACGCCGTGCTGGGCGAGAACGGCGCCGGCAAGTCCACGCTGATGAAGATCGTCTATGGCGCGGTACAGGCCGACGAGGGCGAGATCCGCTACAACGGCCAGCCGGTGCGCATCCGCAATCCGCAGGAGGCGCGGGCCCTGGGCATCAGCATGGTGTTCCAGCACTTCAGCCTGTTCGACACGCTGAGCGTGGCGGAAAACGTCTGGATTGGCCTGGACAAGCGCCAGACCCTGGCCGAGGTGACGGCGCGCATCCGCGACAAGGCGACGCAATACGGGCTCGAAATCGACCCGCTGCGCCCGGTGCACACCCTCTCGGTGGGCGAGATGCAGCGGGTGGAAATCATCCGCGCGCTACTGGGCGAGCCGCAGTTGCTGATCCTGGACGAGCCGACCTCGGTGCTCACGCCCCAGGCGGTGGAGCGCCTGTTTGTCGTGTTGCGCCAGTTGGCGTCCCAGGGCTGCAGCATCCTCTACATCAGCCACAAGCTCCACGAAATCCGCGCCCTGTGCACTGCCTGCACGGTGCTGCGCGGCGGCAAGGTGACGGGCGTGTGCGACCCGCGCCAGGAAAGCAATGCTTCGCTGAGTCGCATGATGATCGGCGCGGAGCCGCCCGCGCTGGAGCGCCACGCGCGCGCCGCGGGCGAGGTGGCGCTGCGCGTGCAAGGCCTGAGCCTGCCGCGCGAAGACCAGTTCGGTGTCGACCTGGACGGCGTGGGCTTCGAGCTGCGCGCGGGCGAGGTGCTGGGCATCGCGGGAGTGTCGGGCAATGGCCAGAAGGAACTGCTGTATGCCCTCTCGGGTGAGGATCGTCGGGCCGCGCCCGACACCCTTCAGATCTTTGGCCGCGCCGCCGGCGCCCTGGGGCCGGACAAGCGTCGTGCCCTGGGCCTGCACTTCGTGCCCGAGGAACGGCTGGGGCGCGGGGCGGTGCCGGTGCTGAGCCTCTCAGACAACCTGCCCCTCACGCGCCGCGAGCACGTCAAGCGGGGCTGGCTGCGCCACGGCGCGCTGCGCGCGCAGGCCGCCGAGGTGATCGCGCGTTTCAAGGTCAAGGCAGGAGGGCCTCATGGTGGCGCGGGTGCCGCTGCCAAGTCGCTGTCGGGCGGCAATCTGCAGAAATTCATTGTCGGGCGCGAGATCGACGCAGCCCCGAAGTTGCTCATCGTCTCGCAGCCGACCTGGGGCGTGGACGTGGGCGCGGCGGCCCAGATCCGCGCCGAGCTGCTGGCCCTGCGCGACGCGGGTTGCGCGGTGCTGGTGGTCAGCGAGGAGCTGGACGAACTGTTCGAGATCTGCGACCGCCTGGTTGTCATCGCGCAGGGCCGCCTGAGCCCCAGCCTGCCGACCGCGCAGGCCACGCCGGAGCAGATCGGCGAATGGATGTCGGGGCTGTGGCCGGAAAATAGGGCCTCCACGCCCCCCGCTGCGCGAGGTTCGCTGCCCCCCGAGGGGGCCTTCGCGCCTTCGGGCGGCCCGGTGGCGCTCAAGACGGCGACCCAGCGTGAGGACGGACCGCATGCAGCAACTTGA